The window CATTGAGAAACTCTAGAGCATTATTCGTTTCATTTCATATCTCGTCCAGGTTGCTACTGCTGTGCTACTACTAGTGCTGTCAGGCCCTCTGAAAGCATTAACCTATCTGGTCAGTCAATATTCGGAACGCTTTCTTACTTTGTATTATGGTGATCACTGCCTATGCATGTTTGGAGCTTATTAGAGTGAGAGCTGCATCTTAATAACAGAGCCCTTTGGTTATTCATCGGGGTGGTGCGAAATACAGTAAATATTGGGAGTTAGATTGCATGAAAGTTAGTGTTTGGTTGTGAGAAGGAGCTTGTAATGCATACATGGAGTCTTATTGTTTGCCAAAATagtgatgattttttttttctttgggtaAGCTCTGAAAGAGTGGAAATTTTCAATGATAAGAAATCTTCTATTGCAGCTTACACACGGGGTTCTTGGTTTCGCAATGGGATCTTTGTGGAGGTACGTATTCCTGCTGACAATGTTCTTGAAATTGTTGTTCTCTGGGTTGAGAAACATACATGGTCAAATTATTTGCGTCATTGACTTATAACAATCACATAGCATAAAGCATTTCTTCTATAATCTTATGTGGCTCTAACAAATTAACTAGCAGAGCAGCACCAATGTtgcatttttaaaaatgagtTTCTGCATCAAATCATTGCAGTTACGGTTTTGCTTGTTGCTATCATAATAATCAAGACGCGCTAAGGTTGGCCCAAGTTTGATTTCTTGTTGAATCTACCCTGAAGAATAAACCCCTGTTtcatattatcatatatatttctaaatttttttaatgactTTATTATCTGCATGTTGCTAGACTTATATTTAGTAATTCACGGATTTAAGTTCCACAGTAAAGAACCTGAGGCtccattttttcattttttccagGTTGGGAGCAAGTTGGAGTGTATCAATCTTCTTGTGCATGCTCGTATACACTGCTTATTCCTCGAGTCCTTAGCTCCTTTCTCAGGCCGTGGTTGTTTTCAGCTTTCACTAAAAGTGGGAAGTTTTCTCAACTTGCAGGTTCGGGCAGTAGGAGCTTTGGGGTATGTTACGATCACTTCGTtcttaataaaagaaaacatacTCGATTTGGTACTTAATAATCCCTATTTCTTGAATACTCTCTTGctttgttctttctttttaactCACTCATGAAGCTATTCATATGCTCACAGATTACAATAAACCTCCACGCCACTATCTCAATCCTGTTCACTGCTTCTGGCATTAATATAATCCCGTCGATGGATCTAATATACGCAATATTCGGAATAGTGGTAAATTTCTTCCCTTAACCCATGCACCAGACCTACTAATTCCTCCATTTGGTAGCTTCTCTTTGAGGTGCAGATTAAACTGACTCGTCATTTCTTTATCCAACAGCTTTTGCTTAATTCAGTCTTTCTTGTGTTCTTGCTACATCTACTGTACTCGGTGTTCTTCACGAGGCTTGGGATGAGGAGTTCGCTGAATCTTCCAAGATGGCTAGAGAAGGCGATATAGCTGGATCagatttttttccaatttgatTACACCATACACTTTATGTGGATTGATAAAAGCAATTGGATTACGGTATCATCTCGCGAATTTTCCAGAAACGATGGACAGGTAGAAAGAAGAGGAGAATGGTAACTCCATCCGTGAAACTGTGTAAACCACAGCAAACGCTTAGATAAGAACATAAATTATTTGATTGGCACTTACAATTAGTGGTCAATACCTCTTGTATATTGTTCTCCAGTATCATGACCAAAAGAAGGGTCGAAACTTGATTGTAATGGTATTTTTCGTGTGACATGTATTATTGAACAATACCTGAATATTCGGGAACTCTTTAGATACAAGTTTAACTTGCAGTGCTGAAAATACCTTGTTAAATGCTAGTGTTCTTGTCATCAGAATGATTTCTAGCAGTGttccgtttgttttcaaagtcgtgatttaagattttaactttaactttaactcaaaacactacacaacaaaatacacatttcaaaagtcaaattggtgggcctcatatattattaaaatacaattctattataattaattatctctaccttccattcattttatatttcaaaagtcaaactggtgggccccatatatttttgtcttcttctacaatcacaatcacaatcacaaattcttgactttaactccgaaaacaaacgcattgGACCAAAGTCTTGCTGCACTGACTTAATTCCATAATTCAGATAAACAGCTGGTGGACAAAAACTTGCAgcgatttttcattttttcgccgatttttcattttcttttctcatataataaagttaaaaatatcttgaaaaaggaagagaaaataatcAATCCCAATCCCAATATATTCTTAACTGTCTAAACATCATCAGCGCATCGTCACTTCCCATCGGACTACATGTTTGATCGCGGAGGATTGCCAGTAACCCCTGGAATGGATCTCAGCTTGGAAACTCGCGATTGataccataaaaaaaatttccgaGCAAACCCTCAGGATTTCTTCGTTTTCCCTGCCATAACAGGCAGAATCTGCGCATCAAGCTTCCTTCCTTGTTATCCTGTTAGTAAAAAATGAGTTATTAGAACAACAGTTCAACATGCAAAAGGAACAAGAAGAAAGACCAAATAAAACATTTCGTAAGCTGCTGGGAGAAGAGCAAAAGCAGAAGAAAATACGAAAGAGACCACCGAATATTGGCCCATGAATCTCGAATATGTCTCAAGTAAGATGGAAGAACGAAATGGAATAGAACAATGCAGAGAAAATGCCACAAATAGCAAGTCAGTTCAACGACAGCATAATCGAGAGAGGCGATAGATTATGtacctgaagcagtaaataccCAAGGCGGTAGTAATTTCATGAATGACAGATGTGGCGAAGTGTAAATAAAGCCCAACTGGATTCAATAGATATGTCAGTCACTCGGTTCATaattaagagagagagagagagagagagagaagaaatgtCGTAGTATATCCCTCTCATGGAAATGTCAATCTGCCATCGAGCTTTGTTTACCAGTGGATTTCACACAAAAACTACGTCATGTAAAGTAGCAAAATGCATGCTTCTGTTCTGTCTCTCccttctccttttccttttatcttttttttttttatacaaacAGTGGCATTATCCAATTCTGAGAGTTTATTTTTCCTAGAGAAATCTGTAAAAGGACATTTATTACGGAGAATCAGACAAAGCAAAATAGGCAAAATCGATCGGAGCAGCTAAAGCCAAAAGAGCAAGTAATGTACCTGTGTATATGCAGAAACCAAGAAGAACCCAGAACTCGTCAACTAAAGGGACTCtgcataataaaattaatatacatATGAGAGATGGCCTTCTGCCTTCCTCGCACTGAGAAAGGGCAAACTACTTCACAGCATGAGGGTGCAACAATCTCATTCATACCCGTCATTCAGTTTGGCTGTAAGTGCATTGGCAATGGCAAACGGAAGGTACACCAGAGACTACACACAGAAATACACATGCATCTTAGATATCTATTCGTGcatctaaaaaagaaaactcggCCGTTAGCTGCAttaaaaagatgaaagaacTTGCAAGAGGACATCTAACTCATTCCTTTTAATAATCGCGCAAAGctttataatctatatacataGTTGCAAGAGCAACTTATAGGGGAAAAGAAATTGTCATGAACTTAACAACGCATAACAAACGGACTTTCTTAATAGTCCATTTCAATTCTCCAAATGGTCTGTCTATCTGATAAAGCTACATAATCCCACAGAATACACTAGCTGATTTCCACTGATCAAAATAATAGGTGAGCAATCTGATGAGGAAACAATAACATACCATGCACATATTAGTTTTCAAGCCCTTGGGTTCATCACATAAGTGAGCCAAGATCATCCGTCCCTGTTAGAGGTACTCAATTAACAAAttgaaaggaaacaaaaaaattctaaaagcaaTTAGATTGAAGGCAAGAAGCTATAGGTGAAACATAATTTTCATGTAAAATTGTACattc of the Punica granatum isolate Tunisia-2019 chromosome 6, ASM765513v2, whole genome shotgun sequence genome contains:
- the LOC116209786 gene encoding uncharacterized protein LOC116209786 isoform X2; its protein translation is MGYCRGEEDYGCYCCATTSAVRPSESINLSAYTRGSWFRNGIFVEVGSKLECINLLVHARSGSRSFGITINLHATISILFTASGINIIPSMDLIYAIFGIVLLLNSVFLVFLLHLLYSVFFTRLGMRSSLNLPRWLEKAI